DNA sequence from the Salminus brasiliensis chromosome 3, fSalBra1.hap2, whole genome shotgun sequence genome:
TGCTGGTGTGGATTGGCTCTCGTGCTTTGTTAAGGTGCTACTGAATAGAGGTATCACTCAGTGCCTCACCTGGCTCGTGCCGTCTCTCTTCAGGTGCTGTACCTGCGGTTTCAGATGGGGCTTCGGCGACCCCCTCCAGCGCGCGCCACTCCAGGACCAAACGCTGCTCGTGCGCCACGTTCCTGGATAAGGAGTGTGTTTACTTCTGCCACCTGGACATCATCTGGGTGAACACCCCCGAGTGAGTAGCACCTCTGATCTCCCGCCATTTAAACGCGTGTGTTAGCTGTAGCTCGAGCCGTGTGGTCTgatgtgcgcgcgcgcgtgtgtgtgtgttgtccctCAGGCGCACCGTGTCCTACGGGCTGGGGAACGTGCCGCGCAGGAAGCGCTCAGCGGCACGAGCAGCCAGCAACGAGGCCGAGCGCTGCAGGTGTGCAGATAACAGCGACGGCGCCTGCGCTGCATTCTGCCACATTGACTACCCAGCTCGGtaagaacaccacacacacacacacacacactcagtgaccACCTTTCTTATTGGTTAACTTTATAAATCTGtctcaccatcaccatcaccatcatcatcatcattatcatcatcatcatcaccatcatcagtttctgaccactggaCCGAGGGCTGGGGGCCACATCTAGTTTGCATAGTGGTAGAATTTCTGGTCAACAGTGGTTCTGTGGTCAGAACCTGGCCACTGACAGGCTTCTAAAGTAGTGGTCCCTGTGGTCCATTGGTACATTTGGACTTCTCCAGCACTCTAAGCAAAGGACCCTATCTAGAACCATATTTTTGCATAGCATGCTGGAGATTTTTGCTTCTAGATAGGGTCCTTTGACTTGTAACAATAGTGCAGCCTCTTTTGGTGCTACACAGTGGCAtttttaaatagaattataatGAACCGTCTGCATATGGTTCTCCAACAGAGGGAAGAACTTTTCCCTTTGCTAAAGAAATTTTGAAGACTGGGGATCAGTTCTAGGGTGCATGTTGGTGGAATATCCGGTCTTCAGTGGTTCTAAAGGTCCATTATGGAGAGCCTATATTCACTCTAAGCAGAAAGTTCCATACAGTATTTTGACTTAATAGTGGAACCTGTTTTagtgctacatagaaccattaaCTAAATCTATTAATAACAGAATCTCCAAACAATTCTCCACAATTCGAGCATTCAAACGGTTATCATAGTTCTGCGTAGAACATTTGCTTTTACTGAGGAACCCTTGAACATGACCAGATGTAGTTTGCACAGTGGGGGAATATCTGGCCCACAGTAGAAACTAACCACTGAGAAGGTTAGTACTAATAAAGGGTTACTTGACTTGTTACAATAATTAAACCTCTTTGGTGATACATAGAACAGCTTTAAAAGATACATCTGCAAATGGTTCTCCACCATAGTGAACTag
Encoded proteins:
- the edn1 gene encoding endothelin-1 — its product is MELRIIFPVLSVLSSGIFHTGAVPAVSDGASATPSSARHSRTKRCSCATFLDKECVYFCHLDIIWVNTPERTVSYGLGNVPRRKRSAARAASNEAERCRCADNSDGACAAFCHIDYPARRKAASDKVIPTACGHDCAEKERKHDVAAQTRSVKRTRKSADPSVATQRIRLLLDKWRLRRLHKAGASWRQK